The genomic interval GGCCTGGCGGGCGACCACCATTTTGTGGACTTCGTCAGGCCCGTCGTAGATGCGGGCGCCGCGCTCGGCAGCATAAAAGGCGGCCAGCGGCGTTTCGTTGGTCAGGCCCATGCCGCCGTGCGTCTGGATGGCGTGGTCCAGAACTTCGAGCAGCACGCCGGCCACGTAAAACTTGATGCAGGAAATTTCCACGCGCGCTCCCTTCTGGCCCTGGTTTTCGATCTTCCACGCGGCTTCCAGGACCATGAGACGGGCGGCGTTGATCTGCGCGCGGCTTTCGGCGATCCACGCCTGCACAATCTGGCGGGTGCCCAGCACTTTGCCGGGCGCCAGTTCGCGTTGCGCAGCGCGTTTGCACATGAGATCAAAAGCCCGCTCGCAGATGCCCAGCCAGCGCATGCAGTGATGGATGCGTCCGGCGCCCAGGCGCTCCTGGGCGATGGCAAATCCCGCGCCTTCCTTGCCGAGCAGATTGCTCTGCGGTACGCGGCAATTCTCAAAGCGAACTTCCGCGTGGCTGGCGTGGTCTTCGCCTACGTGTCCCATCACGCTCAGGTTCTTCACCAATTTGAATCCCGGCGTGTTGAGCGGCACCAGAATCTGGCTGGCGCGTTCGTGGGCCGGAGCGTCCGGGTTGGTGACGGCCATCACCACGGCGAAGGTTGCGCCGTCGGCCGACGAGGCAAACCACTTGTGCCCGTTGATCACGTAGTCCTTGCCATCCTTCTTGGCAAGGGTGCTCAGCCACGTGGGGTTGGAGCCGGCATGCTCCGGCTCGGTCATGGCAAAACAGCTCCGGATGTCGCCGCGGAGGAGCGGTTCCAGAAAAGTTTTCTTCTGCTCCGGCGTACCGTGTTCGATCAGGATCTCCATGTTGCCGGCGTCGGGCGCCTGGCAGTTGAAGACGTAATGTCCAATCAGGCTTTGCCCGAGCACCGCGCTGACCATGCCATGCTCCATCATGGTCAGCCCCAGGCCGCCGTACTCTTTGGGAATCTGCGGGCACCACAGGCCCATGTCTTTGACTTTCTGGCGGGCGGCCTTCAGTTTGGGCAGCGTTGCCCGGAAGCCGTTGGCGCCGACTTCGGGCTCCAGCGGGTAGATTTCTTTTTCCAGGAACTGTTGAATGTCAGCCAGCGTCTTTTGCATTTGCGGCGTGATGGAAAAATCCATAAGGGCCTCCTGCTCACCGGTGAGTGAGGAATTCTGGGTCGGTCAGGTGCGGAGTTGCGTTGTACGAACTAAGAGTAAACCGTTCGCCGGAGAAGAGAAACTCAGTGAGCGCGCTGTTGCGGACCATCCAGGCGGTCTTGAGCGTTGCCGGCGTGGAAAGCCCCAGCGCCTGCTGCACGGCGACGGCCGTGGGTCCGCCGGAAGTGAAAATGGCGATGCGCTGGCCGCGTGCGCCGTTCCCGGCCAGCTTACCCAGCGCGCGCTGCACCCGCACAACAAAGTCAGGCCACGGCTCGATTCCCTTGAGCGGCAGTTCTCCGGCAGCCCATCGCCCGACAACAACTTCAAACATCCGCTGGAAGGTTTTGAACTGAGCGGGCCGGGTGACGGCAGCCTGGAAGTCGCGATACATGCTGCGGATGTGCTCGTCGGTCTCGACCAGTCCCGGCAGGGCGCGCTCAATCACCGCTTCGGCCTGAAACTCGTCAAATTCGGGGAGCAGTTCAGTCTGCGGCCAGGGCAGACGGGCTTTTCTGGGAGCTTCTCCCACAATGCGCGCGGTCTCGCGCTGGCGCACTTTGGGCCCGGAATAAATGCGGTCGAAGCGGACGTTGTGGCTGGCCCAGTATTGTCCCAGGAAACGGCTTTGCTGCTCGCCTTTGGGGGAAAGCTGGTCGTAATTCTTCTCAAGGAACGAAGCCTGGCCGTGCCGGACAAGAACAAGATGACTCATGAAATGTGGACGCCGCTCCCGCCATCTGCAAGACTCAGGAGGATAGCACGGAGCGCGTCTTGTAAGCGAGTTGCGGCGATGGGCCAGGTCGGTTGCAGTCGCCGGCGAAGCTACTGCACCTTGATCAATTGGACTGAGACCTTTCCTTTGTCCACCGTGAAAACCAGGTAGTGATAGAAACCTCCTGGAAGTTTCTTGAGCGGCGCACCAGCGCCACCGGAGACCAGGTAGTCAGGCGGTTGCGACGGATCGGTGCGGCCCGGAGGCTTGCCGATACCACTCTTGCTCTGAGGGTTGTAGTACATGTGTTCGT from Terriglobia bacterium carries:
- a CDS encoding histidine phosphatase family protein encodes the protein MSHLVLVRHGQASFLEKNYDQLSPKGEQQSRFLGQYWASHNVRFDRIYSGPKVRQRETARIVGEAPRKARLPWPQTELLPEFDEFQAEAVIERALPGLVETDEHIRSMYRDFQAAVTRPAQFKTFQRMFEVVVGRWAAGELPLKGIEPWPDFVVRVQRALGKLAGNGARGQRIAIFTSGGPTAVAVQQALGLSTPATLKTAWMVRNSALTEFLFSGERFTLSSYNATPHLTDPEFLTHR
- a CDS encoding acyl-CoA dehydrogenase family protein — its product is MDFSITPQMQKTLADIQQFLEKEIYPLEPEVGANGFRATLPKLKAARQKVKDMGLWCPQIPKEYGGLGLTMMEHGMVSAVLGQSLIGHYVFNCQAPDAGNMEILIEHGTPEQKKTFLEPLLRGDIRSCFAMTEPEHAGSNPTWLSTLAKKDGKDYVINGHKWFASSADGATFAVVMAVTNPDAPAHERASQILVPLNTPGFKLVKNLSVMGHVGEDHASHAEVRFENCRVPQSNLLGKEGAGFAIAQERLGAGRIHHCMRWLGICERAFDLMCKRAAQRELAPGKVLGTRQIVQAWIAESRAQINAARLMVLEAAWKIENQGQKGARVEISCIKFYVAGVLLEVLDHAIQTHGGMGLTNETPLAAFYAAERGARIYDGPDEVHKMVVARQAMKKYGVQVST